The sequence below is a genomic window from Kitasatospora kifunensis.
CTCTTCCCTGCCCCCTCGTCCTGAGCTCCGGCGCCCCTTGGAGGGGCCGCACCCAGGCCGGGGGTGGCAACCGTCGTCGTCTGCCCACGCCCATCGGGCGAACGCCGGTACGGCCACTGTCCCCTGATCGAGTGAGGTGGACGGCCGGCTGGCCCGCGCCATCTCCGCAATGCCCGAAATCTCCCGATGTTCGCCTTAGGGTGCTGAATCCGGAGCAGGCGCTGAAGCCTGAGCGGCTGCGCCGCCAGGGCAGCCGGAGCACGTGGGAGCAGCCAGTGACGATCCAGGTCCATGGACTCACCAAGGTCTACCGCCGCGGTCGGGGGCCGGCGCTGCTCGATCTTGCCTTCGAGGCGCGGCCCGGCTCGGTCGTGGTCTTGCTGGGGCCCGAAGGCGCGGGCAAGACCACGGCGCTGCGGCTCATGCTGGAGTTGGAGCGCGGAAAGGGCGTGACGCTCTTCAACGGGCGCACCTATCGCCGACTGCGCCGCCCGGAACGAGAGGTCGGCGTGGTCCTGCCGACGGCCCACCAGCTGTCCGGCAGCCTCGGTCGAACGGCTCGTGGCCACCTGCAGATGCTGGCCACCGCGGTCGGTGCCCCAGCCCGACGGGCGGACGAGCTGCTGGAGCAGACCAGACTGGCCGGCGTCGCCGACCATCGCCTGCGGTCCTTCTCCCCGGGCATGAACCGCCGTCTCGAGCTAGCCGCAGCACTCCTGGGCACCCCCGACGCGCTGCTGCTGGACGCGCCGTCCGAGGGGTTGTCGTCACGCAACGCCGACTGGCTGCAGGCCTTCATCCGGGCCTTCCCGGCCGGTGGCGGCTCGGTGGTGGTCACGACGCGCGAACCTCGGGAGGCGGCCCTGCTGGCGGACCGGGTGGTGACGTTGGACGCCGGTCGGATGGTCGCGGACCAGACGGTAGCCGAGTTCCGCCGCACCAGGCTGCAACCGGAGGTAGCGGTGCGCGGCCCCCAGATGGCCCGCCTCGCCGACCTGTTGCTCGCCCAGGGGGCCGAGGTCCGCGAGGACGGCGGCGCCGGCCTCGCGGTCAGTGGTCTGGGGCGGACCGAGATCGGCGAGCTCGCCTATCGCAGCGGCATCCTGCTGCACGAACTGGCCGATCGCGTGATCGAACAGCCTGCTCCCCGCGCGGTTGTGCCACCCGCCGCCCGGTCAGGCACGGTGTCCACCGTGCAGCTGCGCCGGGTGACCGCACTCACCGCACGGGAACGGGGCGGCAGGGCCCTGTCGGTCGGGCGGCCGGGGGCATCGGCTTCTGTCGAACCGCCGACAGCCCTCCCGCCCTCGCCCACGGCCGACCCCGCCCCCACCCTGTCACTGCCCTCGCCGCCCGCGCACGCGCCGGCTTTCTCGCCTGCGGCCCCCACGGTGCCGGTTCCGCTGCTCCCGACCCCGGTGGCCTCGGCCGACCCGGTCACCGAACCGATTCCCCAGCCCCTGACCGGGCCCGACCACTGGAACGGATGATCCCGTGCGTGTACTGGCCTACGAAGCGCGACGCCTGTTGGGCCTTCGGTCGACCTGGCTGATCCTCGCCGCCACCCTCCTTGCCGGCCCCGCCCTGACCTTCCTGCTCGTCCGGCGGCTCACACCTGGCCCGCTGCCCGTCTCGGAGGCCACTCGGCTGGTGACGGGCGCGGTCCCGCTGCTCACACTCCCGATCGCGGCCTTGGGCGCGGGTGTGCTCGGTGCACTCGCTTCGGCCCATGAGGTCCGCTGCCCCGGGCTGGCGGCTT
It includes:
- a CDS encoding ATP-binding cassette domain-containing protein, with amino-acid sequence MTIQVHGLTKVYRRGRGPALLDLAFEARPGSVVVLLGPEGAGKTTALRLMLELERGKGVTLFNGRTYRRLRRPEREVGVVLPTAHQLSGSLGRTARGHLQMLATAVGAPARRADELLEQTRLAGVADHRLRSFSPGMNRRLELAAALLGTPDALLLDAPSEGLSSRNADWLQAFIRAFPAGGGSVVVTTREPREAALLADRVVTLDAGRMVADQTVAEFRRTRLQPEVAVRGPQMARLADLLLAQGAEVREDGGAGLAVSGLGRTEIGELAYRSGILLHELADRVIEQPAPRAVVPPAARSGTVSTVQLRRVTALTARERGGRALSVGRPGASASVEPPTALPPSPTADPAPTLSLPSPPAHAPAFSPAAPTVPVPLLPTPVASADPVTEPIPQPLTGPDHWNG